A window of Sphingobium herbicidovorans contains these coding sequences:
- a CDS encoding head maturation protease, ClpP-related codes for MRNRLLNLYSRNAQVGAGIKAEGNTIYLYDYIAGSEADAQWWGGVSAEGFTRQLMAMEGDVSVRIDSPGGDVFGGRAIAQAIREYDGKVTCHIDGLAASAASYIAISGDHVVAAPGAFMMIHRAWTLMIGNSADFRAEADLLDKIDASIAASYAAKAGGETDWIALMDKESWFTGDEALALGLIDEVLPEQGGKAANAGKRGWNLSAFDHPPVNKIPAPASEPAPEPEPEPAPEPTESDEIAARERRLAVDLLTQSA; via the coding sequence ATGCGAAACCGGCTGCTTAACCTCTATTCCCGCAATGCCCAGGTCGGCGCGGGCATCAAGGCCGAAGGCAACACCATCTATCTCTACGACTATATCGCCGGCTCGGAAGCCGACGCACAGTGGTGGGGCGGCGTCAGTGCCGAGGGTTTCACCCGGCAGCTGATGGCGATGGAGGGCGATGTGTCCGTGCGGATCGACAGCCCCGGTGGCGACGTGTTCGGCGGCCGCGCGATCGCGCAGGCTATCCGCGAATATGACGGCAAGGTCACCTGTCATATCGACGGCCTGGCCGCGAGTGCCGCCAGCTACATCGCGATCAGCGGCGACCATGTCGTCGCGGCTCCCGGCGCGTTCATGATGATCCATCGTGCCTGGACGCTGATGATCGGGAACAGCGCAGATTTTCGCGCGGAGGCTGATCTGCTCGACAAGATCGATGCCAGCATCGCGGCCAGCTACGCCGCAAAGGCCGGTGGCGAGACCGACTGGATCGCGCTGATGGACAAGGAAAGCTGGTTCACCGGCGACGAGGCCCTCGCGCTCGGCCTGATCGACGAGGTGCTGCCCGAGCAGGGCGGCAAGGCGGCGAACGCGGGCAAGCGGGGCTGGAACCTGTCTGCCTTTGATCATCCGCCAGTGAACAAGATTCCTGCGCCAGCGTCCGAACCGGCACCCGAACCCGAACCCGAGCCCGCGCCGGAGCCGACCGAATCCGACGAAATTGCAGCACGCGAGCGGCGGCTTGCCGTCGATCTGCTGACCCAATCTGCCTGA
- a CDS encoding HNH endonuclease family protein: MGVRFRSEWPYFRYMLGPVVRLGGAKHSSPWNWKRGWWRHRPRFFLGDAMPTMPKRLRPAGTRSQAQARKEADDRRGSAASRGYTSRWSKAAATFRRGHPLCEYCSLEDRVEPSTLVDHLYPHRTYDGVFWRVEWWVASCASCHSGMKQAVEAAGKAAIDALARRLGREPLT; encoded by the coding sequence ATGGGTGTCCGTTTCCGCAGTGAATGGCCCTATTTCAGATATATGCTTGGTCCAGTCGTGCGATTGGGGGGAGCCAAGCATTCCTCTCCTTGGAACTGGAAGCGGGGCTGGTGGCGACATCGGCCCCGCTTCTTTTTGGGTGACGCCATGCCGACCATGCCGAAGCGGTTACGACCAGCGGGCACACGATCGCAGGCGCAGGCCCGCAAGGAGGCGGACGACAGGCGCGGCTCGGCGGCCTCACGCGGCTATACAAGCCGATGGTCGAAAGCGGCAGCGACGTTCCGGCGGGGGCATCCGCTCTGCGAGTATTGCTCGCTGGAGGATCGGGTGGAACCGTCCACGCTGGTTGACCACCTCTACCCGCACCGCACCTACGACGGTGTGTTCTGGCGGGTGGAGTGGTGGGTCGCCAGCTGCGCCTCATGCCATTCGGGGATGAAGCAGGCCGTCGAGGCTGCGGGCAAGGCCGCGATCGACGCGCTCGCCCGCCGCCTCGGCCGCGAGCCCCTGACCTGA
- a CDS encoding phage major capsid protein: MSIQALREQRAAKAKSLQDLVKKEGPWTADSQAAYDAGIAEIEDIDAKIERHQRMNQLAAETALTSNVIDAANRVGRDQNSEASRLFAKWLRGGDNALSADEWQAHLAAVQNTMSTTTGSEGGYTVQTDVAQTVLDALKAFGGMRAPGMATVLQTGSGNGMNWPTSDGTSEEGEILDQNATAADADLTFGTKDLPVYKYSSKTVAVPIELLQDSSVDIEAFVRARLVTRLGRVTNKHYTIGTGSGQPTGVMVAAGTGKTGTTGQTATVVFDDLIDLEHSVDPAYREGGNCRFMMNDSSVKVVKKLKDSQNRPIFLPGYDLANNGKLDTLLGYPIKVNQHVADMAANAYSIAFGDFSHYVIRDTMAIEMFRFTDSAYARKGQVGFLAFLRSGGNFMDVGGAVKRYRNSAT, from the coding sequence ATGAGCATTCAGGCTCTCCGCGAGCAGCGCGCGGCAAAGGCGAAGTCGCTGCAGGATCTGGTGAAGAAGGAAGGTCCGTGGACCGCCGACAGCCAGGCTGCTTATGATGCCGGCATCGCCGAGATCGAGGATATCGACGCCAAGATCGAACGGCACCAGCGCATGAACCAGCTGGCCGCCGAAACTGCGCTCACCAGCAACGTGATCGATGCCGCCAATCGCGTCGGCCGCGACCAGAACAGCGAGGCGAGCCGCCTGTTCGCCAAGTGGCTGCGCGGCGGTGACAATGCTTTGTCGGCCGATGAATGGCAGGCGCACCTGGCCGCCGTGCAGAACACCATGTCTACGACCACCGGAAGCGAGGGCGGCTATACCGTCCAGACCGATGTCGCGCAGACGGTGCTCGATGCATTGAAGGCATTTGGCGGCATGCGCGCGCCCGGCATGGCGACCGTTCTGCAGACGGGTTCCGGCAACGGGATGAACTGGCCGACCAGTGACGGCACCTCGGAAGAGGGCGAGATCCTCGACCAGAACGCCACCGCTGCGGACGCAGACCTGACGTTCGGCACCAAGGATCTGCCAGTCTACAAGTATAGCTCGAAGACTGTCGCGGTCCCGATCGAACTGCTGCAGGATAGCAGCGTCGATATCGAAGCCTTCGTCCGTGCTCGCCTGGTGACCCGCCTCGGCCGCGTCACCAACAAGCACTACACGATCGGCACTGGTTCCGGTCAACCCACCGGCGTGATGGTCGCGGCGGGCACCGGCAAGACGGGCACGACCGGCCAGACCGCAACCGTCGTCTTCGACGATTTGATCGACCTGGAGCACAGCGTCGATCCGGCCTATCGCGAGGGTGGCAATTGCCGCTTCATGATGAACGACAGTTCGGTGAAGGTGGTGAAGAAGCTGAAGGACAGCCAGAATCGCCCGATCTTCCTCCCCGGATATGATCTGGCGAACAATGGCAAGCTCGACACGCTGCTCGGCTATCCGATCAAGGTGAACCAGCACGTGGCCGATATGGCAGCGAACGCCTATTCGATCGCGTTCGGCGATTTCAGCCACTACGTCATCCGCGACACCATGGCGATCGAGATGTTCCGGTTCACGGACAGCGCCTATGCGCGGAAGGGCCAGGTCGGTTTCCTCGCCTTCCTTCGCTCGGGCGGCAACTTCATGGACGTCGGCGGGGCGGTGAAGCGCTACCGCAACAGCGCGACCTGA
- a CDS encoding terminase large subunit — protein sequence MADQSAAATLSPWWRDEDPLPPWLASVESDPAYAWAIGAWKKAAGQPGAWFDHAKADHVVELWPQIFRLTDDRFAGVPFRLNLWQEIIVRLLFGWKHPIQIIDPMTGAEVEEHVRIFQILRLWIPRKNGKSEFLAALALMFWAVEGLQGGQGYAFARDEDQAEIPFAKMKAMVAHSEVLARDIQVQSSHMWLKPLSSSFVVLTGSDQGKHGKSPSVTLGDEMHEWKSRKIENDLRQGQGARLQPIALFASTAGLKTNQTGVEIWEESEQILDGTIDDPSTLVVIFAAPDDADWEDEAVWSSANPSLGLSPTLQFLRGEARLAKGNPVKEAHFRCYHLNQWVDDQALWLNMQKWDKCQVGSNGWMTMAERMAGRRCFGAWDLSSVRDITALVWLFPPIAGDPLWHLLCRFWVPEASLAQRVKETKVPFDRWKEAGALEVTPGDIVDQDFVLRAVEIGMNRFDVQRIGYDPWGGVKLVTDMQKEGIDTDLLLQVRQGIHSLGEPTKEFERHVYAGTLDHGGIPCCATWRGTPWSGSMRT from the coding sequence ATGGCCGACCAGTCGGCAGCGGCAACGCTGTCGCCCTGGTGGCGGGATGAAGATCCGCTGCCGCCCTGGCTCGCGTCGGTCGAGAGCGACCCGGCCTATGCCTGGGCGATCGGCGCGTGGAAGAAGGCGGCGGGACAGCCTGGGGCATGGTTCGACCATGCCAAGGCCGATCATGTCGTCGAGCTATGGCCGCAGATTTTCCGGCTGACGGACGACCGCTTCGCCGGTGTCCCGTTCCGCCTCAACCTGTGGCAGGAGATCATCGTCCGCCTGCTGTTCGGGTGGAAGCATCCGATCCAGATCATCGATCCGATGACTGGCGCGGAAGTGGAAGAGCATGTGCGGATCTTCCAGATCCTGCGGCTCTGGATCCCGCGCAAGAACGGCAAGTCGGAATTCCTGGCGGCGCTCGCCCTCATGTTCTGGGCGGTCGAGGGGTTACAGGGCGGCCAAGGCTACGCTTTCGCCCGCGACGAGGATCAGGCGGAAATACCGTTCGCCAAGATGAAGGCGATGGTCGCGCACAGCGAGGTGCTGGCGCGCGACATTCAGGTGCAGAGCAGCCACATGTGGCTGAAGCCGCTGTCGTCATCGTTCGTGGTGCTGACGGGCAGCGACCAGGGCAAGCACGGCAAGTCGCCCAGCGTGACGCTCGGCGACGAAATGCACGAGTGGAAGAGCCGCAAGATCGAGAACGATCTGCGGCAGGGGCAAGGTGCTCGCCTGCAGCCGATTGCGCTGTTCGCATCGACCGCTGGCCTGAAGACGAACCAAACCGGCGTCGAGATCTGGGAGGAAAGCGAGCAGATCCTCGACGGGACGATCGACGATCCCTCGACGCTGGTGGTCATCTTCGCCGCGCCGGATGATGCGGATTGGGAAGATGAGGCGGTCTGGAGCTCGGCGAACCCGTCGCTCGGCCTGTCGCCGACGTTGCAGTTTCTGCGCGGTGAAGCGCGCCTTGCGAAGGGGAACCCGGTCAAGGAAGCGCATTTCCGCTGCTACCATTTGAACCAGTGGGTCGATGACCAGGCCCTCTGGCTCAACATGCAGAAGTGGGACAAGTGCCAGGTCGGCTCCAATGGCTGGATGACGATGGCCGAACGCATGGCGGGTCGCCGCTGCTTCGGCGCATGGGACTTGTCATCGGTGCGCGACATCACCGCGCTGGTCTGGCTGTTCCCGCCGATCGCGGGCGACCCGCTCTGGCATCTGCTGTGCCGCTTCTGGGTTCCCGAGGCATCGCTCGCCCAGCGCGTGAAGGAAACGAAGGTGCCCTTCGACCGCTGGAAAGAGGCGGGCGCGCTGGAGGTGACGCCGGGTGATATCGTCGATCAGGACTTCGTCCTGCGCGCGGTCGAGATCGGCATGAACAGGTTCGACGTGCAGCGCATCGGCTATGACCCATGGGGCGGCGTCAAGCTGGTGACGGACATGCAGAAGGAAGGGATCGACACCGATCTGCTCCTTCAGGTTCGCCAGGGCATCCATTCGCTGGGCGAGCCGACCAAGGAATTCGAGCGGCATGTCTATGCCGGCACTCTGGATCATGGGGGCATCCCCTGCTGCGCTACATGGCGCGGAACACCATGGTCCGGTTCGATGAGAACCTGA
- a CDS encoding phage portal protein, whose amino-acid sequence MSFREKVGRWLIGTDAAQADSGGPISNSAEVALPTIRRGTEAYEWFTGMPAVAGLPVVTDRSALTISAIWSCVSLIAGAISTLPMNLYNRSSDGERTIRESDDLWWVLNEEFCPRWVASAGWEWLVLSRLFEGDAYAEILRKGPRVSGLVPLHPRRVEPVPWKDGSRLAYVVYPEPDLADQSVRVIDQDDMLHVPGLGFNGTRSFSPLRHALQNVGGVALAAQNYAGQFFANQARPDYALVAPVEAKFDKEKIEDLRNQVEERHALRNGQASKPMLLTGGLDIKTITLPNKDAELAVTRQLQIEEIARIYNVPPFMIGHNEKTTSWGSGVAEMGTAFVRYVLRRHLNAFQNEINRKFFRTASRLAEFDTFELERADLKTLFETFRSALGRAGEKPILTRDEVRRLINYGRTPGGDSFEETANAKPAA is encoded by the coding sequence ATGAGCTTTCGCGAAAAGGTCGGCCGCTGGCTGATCGGGACGGACGCCGCACAGGCGGATTCCGGCGGGCCGATCAGCAACTCGGCGGAAGTAGCGCTGCCAACGATCCGTCGCGGCACCGAAGCCTATGAATGGTTCACCGGCATGCCCGCTGTCGCTGGCCTGCCTGTCGTCACCGATCGCAGCGCCCTGACGATCAGCGCGATCTGGTCATGCGTGTCGCTGATTGCCGGCGCGATCTCGACGCTGCCTATGAACCTCTACAATCGGTCGAGCGATGGCGAGCGCACAATCCGCGAGAGCGATGACCTGTGGTGGGTGCTGAACGAAGAGTTCTGCCCGCGCTGGGTCGCATCGGCAGGATGGGAATGGCTGGTGCTCTCCCGACTGTTCGAGGGTGACGCCTATGCCGAGATCCTCCGCAAGGGGCCGCGCGTCTCTGGCCTGGTGCCGCTTCATCCGCGCCGGGTAGAGCCGGTGCCGTGGAAGGACGGCAGCCGCCTTGCCTATGTCGTCTATCCCGAGCCGGATCTCGCCGACCAGAGCGTGCGCGTGATCGACCAGGACGACATGCTGCATGTGCCCGGCCTCGGCTTTAACGGCACGCGGTCATTCTCGCCGCTGCGGCACGCCCTGCAGAATGTCGGCGGCGTCGCGCTGGCCGCCCAGAATTATGCCGGGCAGTTCTTCGCCAACCAGGCCCGACCCGATTATGCGCTGGTCGCCCCGGTCGAAGCGAAGTTCGACAAGGAAAAGATCGAGGATCTGCGCAACCAGGTCGAGGAGCGGCACGCCCTGCGCAACGGGCAGGCCAGCAAGCCGATGCTGCTGACAGGCGGTCTCGACATCAAGACGATCACGCTGCCGAACAAGGATGCGGAGCTCGCCGTCACCCGGCAGCTGCAGATCGAGGAGATCGCCCGCATCTACAACGTGCCGCCGTTCATGATCGGGCACAATGAGAAGACGACTAGCTGGGGCTCCGGCGTCGCGGAGATGGGCACGGCCTTTGTGCGCTACGTTCTGCGCCGCCACCTCAACGCCTTCCAGAATGAGATCAACCGGAAATTCTTCCGCACGGCCTCGCGGCTCGCCGAGTTCGACACGTTCGAGCTGGAGCGCGCCGACCTGAAAACCCTGTTCGAGACCTTCCGTTCGGCGCTCGGTCGCGCGGGAGAAAAGCCGATCCTGACGCGGGACGAAGTCCGGCGCCTGATCAACTATGGCCGCACTCCTGGCGGCGACAGCTTCGAGGAAACCGCCAATGCGAAACCGGCTGCTTAA
- a CDS encoding P27 family phage terminase small subunit has translation MARGRRPDPDQEAKGFPNRRKSATRKREEEAERVAQLLMASTSGDVLQPPAMIDQGPLYAGAVAVWREMAPRLARTHRLPEQHRMIFAMFCVYYADWVSLNDQLKQEGMTQRVKTVAGGFMIRDHPAVRRRQECFDNVMALSKQFGLTPHDEYDLFKNQAGAAATNPGLFGGALAVPAQRKGEPEEEAREPAADVGPRVGMLGGMDSPPPGQRPN, from the coding sequence ATGGCGCGTGGACGTAGGCCCGACCCCGATCAGGAAGCGAAGGGCTTTCCCAACCGGCGCAAGTCCGCAACGCGCAAGCGTGAAGAGGAAGCCGAGCGCGTCGCGCAGCTGCTGATGGCGTCCACATCGGGCGACGTGCTGCAGCCGCCCGCGATGATCGACCAGGGCCCGCTCTATGCTGGCGCTGTCGCAGTGTGGCGGGAGATGGCACCGCGCTTGGCGCGCACGCATCGCCTGCCCGAGCAGCACCGGATGATCTTCGCCATGTTCTGCGTCTATTATGCCGATTGGGTTTCGCTGAACGATCAGCTGAAGCAGGAAGGCATGACGCAGCGTGTGAAGACGGTCGCCGGTGGCTTCATGATCCGCGACCACCCTGCCGTGCGTCGTCGGCAGGAATGCTTCGACAATGTCATGGCGCTGTCAAAGCAGTTCGGCCTGACCCCGCACGACGAATATGACCTGTTCAAGAATCAGGCGGGCGCGGCGGCGACGAACCCGGGCCTGTTCGGCGGCGCGCTGGCCGTGCCGGCGCAGCGGAAGGGAGAGCCGGAGGAAGAAGCGCGCGAGCCTGCGGCCGATGTTGGCCCTCGCGTCGGCATGCTAGGCGGCATGGACTCACCGCCTCCGGGACAACGGCCGAACTGA